TGGCTCCACTGCGGGCGGTGCGTATAGAGGTACTGGATGGCGACAGCCAGGAAGTGGTTGGGGTTCATGAGCCCAGCATCCGGGGTCACGATGCCGTGGCGGTCGGCGTCGGCGTCATTTCCCGTGAGGATGTCGAAGTCGCCCGCCTTCGCGACAACCGACGCCATCGCGTTGGGGGAGGACGGATCCATGCGGATCTTGCCGTCCCAGTCGAGCGTCATGAAACCCCACGCGGGGTCGACCAACGGGTTCACAACCGTGAGACTGCTGCGGCCGTCCGCCCCGTCGAGGTGGTACCGCTCAGCGATGAGTTGCCAGTAGTTGACGCTCGCGCCGCCGAGCGGGTCAGCGCCGATCCGGATGCCCGCTCCCGCGATCGCGTCCATGTCGATGATGTTCACGAGGTCATCGACGTAGGCTCCGCGGTAGTCGTAGGTGGCCACCGCGGACGGCTCGGCCCACTTCACGTCGCCGCTGCCCGCCTCGATGATCTCGTTTGCGCGGTTGGCGATCCACCCCGTCGCGTCACTGTCGGCCGGGCCACCGTGCGGCGGGTTGTACTTGAAGCCCCCGTCGCGCGGCGGGTTGTGGCTCGGGGTGATGACGATGCCGTCACTCTGTTCGTCGTGCCCCGCGGCGTTATACGCGATGATCGCGTGGCTGAGCGCCGGCGTCGGCACCCAGTCGTCGAATTCGTCGACGAGAGCCTCGACGCCGTTCGCGACGAGCACCCCGAGCGCCGTCGTCTCGGCGGGCCGGGAGAGCCCGTGGGTGTCCTTGCCGATGAAAAGCGGGCCCGTGATGCCCTGGCTCGCCCGATACTCCACGATCGCCTGCGTGATGGCCGCGATGTGGGTTTCATTGAAAGCGGTGTCGAGGGAGGAGCCACGGTGGCCGCTCGTGCCGAACGCGACGCGCTGCGCCGGGTTCGTGACATCCGGAACCCTGTCGAAATAGGCCTGCACGAGTTCGTGCACATCGATGAGGTCGGATGCTTCGGCCGGCTGCCCTGCGCGATCGTTCATGCAGCAAGTCTGGCAGGTG
This genomic window from Antiquaquibacter oligotrophicus contains:
- the pgm gene encoding phosphoglucomutase (alpha-D-glucose-1,6-bisphosphate-dependent) yields the protein MNDRAGQPAEASDLIDVHELVQAYFDRVPDVTNPAQRVAFGTSGHRGSSLDTAFNETHIAAITQAIVEYRASQGITGPLFIGKDTHGLSRPAETTALGVLVANGVEALVDEFDDWVPTPALSHAIIAYNAAGHDEQSDGIVITPSHNPPRDGGFKYNPPHGGPADSDATGWIANRANEIIEAGSGDVKWAEPSAVATYDYRGAYVDDLVNIIDMDAIAGAGIRIGADPLGGASVNYWQLIAERYHLDGADGRSSLTVVNPLVDPAWGFMTLDWDGKIRMDPSSPNAMASVVAKAGDFDILTGNDADADRHGIVTPDAGLMNPNHFLAVAIQYLYTHRPQWSQDAAIGKTLVSSSMIDRVAASLGRRLWEVPVGFKWFVPGLVDGSVAFGGEESAGASFLRLDGTAWTTDKDGILLALLASEIRAVTGKSPSQLYAELVAQFGDPAYERIDAAATKEQKARLGKLSGDDIAATELAGEQITAKLSHAPGNGAAIGGVKVTTENAWFAARPSGTEDVYKIYAESFLGPDHLKQVQAEAKSIVDAALQG